In Sesamum indicum cultivar Zhongzhi No. 13 linkage group LG1, S_indicum_v1.0, whole genome shotgun sequence, the sequence TTATTCTGCGTTAGAACAAGAGGCCACGTCACTTGGGTTATTTCAAGAGTACTACTTTGATGATTATGATGGTTGAGTGGTCGACatgtttatttgtatttaGACAAGACACACCAGCATTACAAAGTAAAAGTATAACACGACTTTGACCCAAAAGTTCTCCATTTTGATGGctcaaaattgaagaaacGTTGATTCATCAAATTACAACTCCAGTTAAATGAAACcttaaattcaagaaaagacGTTACTGGTGGTCCATTTTTAGTCTCCTTTCCTCAGACAAAGCCATTAACGTTGTTGGGAGAGGTTTGTGCTTATATCCCACCTTTTACTAAAGCTCAAATTCCTTTTTTAGTGTcttaatttcaatatatatgaaaataaaataaagatgggtcgaattaaaattacatatatatatatatgcacaaagAATACATTACGAATTAATATAACaacattagaaaataattgatttatcgCTACATTATCAATAACGACAATTTGtcaatactattaattataataaaaaaaaatcaatatgaaaaatttaatatatgtttacCATGTTTAATCAATATtggtcataatttttagctatAACCAGATCATTTGGCATGGTCTTACGGAAACAATGGGTAATAGTTGTTGTAGAGTTATGATTAATTGGCATTtgtcacatttttttttttaaccataTTAATCGAATGTAGTGAAAAACATATTTGTTCTAgtgcttcatttttattttattatttttattaagggGGTTGTATGTTATATAAGCTCTTTAGTGCAATGCATCCTTTCCAATAGAAAtcattaacaattaaaattttgtggaACTGGGCTTTCAGCCCACCCTTtgattcaattattattgttgttatttataatctGGGTTTGGGCTTGGGCCTTGATGCCATGATACGTTGTGGGCCGAATGAAGTGTGGGTCGGGCAAAATGAGGTGATCTTTGCTCTTAGATGTTTACCTTTACattattgcttttgaattataaatcaaattgcatatattgaatttgttgatatcaactaatgaattgaatgaaaatcgatatttttcttgattgacCTGTTACTGACTTACtgcaattcaaataatttttttttttttttatgaaactactcttaagtgaaaatatacctatTCACATGCAAACgcgtgaaaatatataaatgcagtttgattatgaaaagatttgtttgacctgacataagttaataataaatcaatatgaaGCAAATAGGAATTCTCATCCAATTTTTTCGTTAAGATTagcaattttaataaattttgactaacagatgaatttatttgttagacggatgtaaattttataaatattaaatgtaattttttaaaaattatacaaaatctatttataataacatggcgtctttaaaaaaaaaaggtgtaattatctctaataaTTATGTCTTGACTTATGGAAAATGAGTGGCATTTacactaaaataaattatcattgaATAAGATTCGTACAAAAAGTGAACGTTAAGAACGAAAGCTGGTGAGCGAAATCACTAAAATTCCTCTCATGTCCCACGTTCATCTAAATGTCCATTCCCACGACAATTgtcaatttcttaaaaaggGAAATTATAGCAAGATCGTCTCAGGCGGGCATTCTCCCTTTCCCTCTCATCCTCCACGCAAAATTCAACCCCATAAACAACACCAATCCCAATTCCCAGAGAGAAGAAAagccaaaagaagaaaagccTTCCTCTTTGGCTCGTATCGTTTTCCCGGTTAATATAGCTCAATCACACCAGGtgaatgcattttttttgtaattattccatTGAAAATGCTACCGTGgttttttgagtttttgatCGTGTTTTTTGGGTGTGTTATGAATGATGAATGATTTATAGGAGGTGGGGTTAATATTAATCGAGTAGATGACGACGAGTCAATTAGGAGGTTCCTCTTCGAGGAGAAGCATGTCATTGACGACCTCAACGTCTCTGGGCAGGAAGAAAGCCGCCTCGCGCGGCGGAGACGTTCTCGATTCCCCCTCTAGCCGCAGATCTCTAACGGCTTCCCGTTCCATGTATGTTATATGTTTCTCTGGGCATGTCTCAGAGATATTTCGATGTTTCAATATTGGAACTGATTTGGCATTTTACGTTAGGCAATGCAGTATTTTGGATATTTCTACGTTCATGGTTCTTATATGTTTtgtaatagtattgatttctTCTGTATTCAGTTTTTTCGGTTATGTGATTCCGGCACTAGGAATCTGATGCATGACTTATATGTGCGTTTTTTTCCAAGTTCAATGTGTAAGTTTCTAACATGATAAGCTTACTTGGTAATTGGTATTGAGATTACTTTTCGGCAACCAAACCATAGAGAACTCGCTTTTGGgttaatttgaaaatcaaatggTGAAACAGTTTCCATGTTAGTCTCTctgtttcaaaatatatattcgtAAATTGGGTTTGGCGTTTAGGAAATACCGAAACCAAATGAATCACAACAAGAAATAGAAAGGGTGAAACTTCTCTGAACTTGTTGCTCTGGTTGAGTTGGTACCATATTTTGGTTTTAGTTATGAATGTGTtctgtttgtttttatcaatCAGTTCCGCTCACATTTACGGCAGGGGACTGACAGGAGAACGGACAGTGAAGAGATTGCGGCTATCAAGAGCCTTGACGGTACCTGAAACTACCAGTATCAAAGAAGCATGCCGTAGGATGGCTTCGCGTAGAGTTGATGCTCTATTGTTGACTGATGCAAATGCATTACTATGTGGGATCCTTACGGATAAGGTAAAACTTGAATAACAAAAAGACATCTCCTTGGAGTTCTTTACTTCACGTGTGgtcttttcctttattttaaaatgataagtTTTGTTGCAATTAACTTTTCTCAATTAAGGATATAGCTACAAGAGTAATTGCTCGTGAAGTTAATCTCGATGAAACACATGTTTCCAAAGTTATGACAAGGAACCCAGTGTTTGTGCTTTCTGATACTCTTGCTGTTGAAGCCTTGCAAAAGATGGTCCAGGGTAGGTTTCCAGATGAAGTAGCTCTAGCACTCTGTAGATGTGGTCTTGATGTATCCTTCTTAACATGATATTTGTCCACAGGAAAATTTAGACATTTACCTGTTGTCGAAAATGGAGAGGTGATTGCACTCCTTGACATAACGAAATGTTTGTATGATGCGATCGCTCGTATGGAGAGGGTAGCTGAGAAAGGAAAGGCCATTGCAGCTGCTGTTGAAGGTGTCGAGAAACAATGGGGTACATCAGTGTCTGGTTGGTGGATGATGTTTCCTTTCAATTGCTTTCCCCCCAGGCTAGGTTGTGTGAATTGCATTTTAAACTGTGCTTGAGAAGGTTCATGTGTGGTATTTTACCAAAAAGGCAAAGAACTTGTGTGTCAGCTGCTTGGAGTCATTTTACTGAGATGAGTTCACATAATTCAGCGAACCATGCTATTTTCAAGCCTTACTCCCCAGCTTTAGATATACTCTTAAAGCCTACATcttttgaaaggaaaataaaaactgTTAGCAGATTAAATAGTTAGATAAAAAACCGTAGGAAGAATCGTGATGCAGATAAAAGTCAATTTTTGGAAATAGTTAGATATGAAAAAGTAGGAAGCATTGTCATGCAAGCAAAGGTCAATTTTCGGATATATTGGGTGGAGTATGCTCTCCTTTAGAAAGATACGGGTTAAATGCTATTGTCATTTGATCCCTTTAGGTGGCCTTGTCATtgtttcatatattataatgatcattttaCCAACCATTGTAATTCTCACAAATCTTAACTGGTTGATATGTAGGTCCTAACACATTCATTGAGACACTTCGAGAGCGGATGTTTAGACCCTCCTTGTCTACAATAATTTCTGAGAATTCAAAGTAGGTAATATCTTCACTTTTACTATTAATTGTATTCCGGATATTTGTGACTGCCTGAAGATAATTCCATAAATAGGACATCAAAAGCGACCTCATTATCTTTATTGTCTGTTGGTTAGGGTTGTTACAATTGATCCAAGTGAGACAGTGCTAGCTGCTGCAAAAAAGATTCTTGAGTTTCGAACAAGCTCTGCAGTTGTAATAGTAGAAAACAAACCTCGGGGAATACTGACGTGAGGATTCTCTCATGTTGAGAATATCTATTTACTTTAACATGATCAAACTGCAAACTGTATGAACTTTGACTTGTGTGCcttttgattctttcttaGTTCAAAAGATATGCTGATGAGAGTCATAGCTCAAGATCTTCCTCCTGAGTCCACTCTAGTGGAGAAGGTACATTCTGACCCCTTTTGCCTCCCATACtagcaaattaaattttaatagcaGTCACAGTTGCAATTGTGAGAAGTTGGTCTGTTCAATTTATGTTTCGCTGAAACATTTTACTGGACTATCTACTagtgttatataatattcgtTATCTTACTTATGGTTTTACCTTCTTTTGGAATAAATGATTGGGATTTGCTCTATCATTGCTCCAGGTGATGACTCCAAATCCAGAATGTGCAACCATTGATTCACCTATAGTTGATGCTCTTCATATTATGCATGATGGGAAATTTTTACACCTTCCAGTGGTTGATAGAGGTATATATATGCCTACTCCATAATTTGGATGAAatccttaaaatatattgattattctCAATATTCTTTTACCGACTAAAATACACTCTGTCGATGATACAGATGGACAGGTTATAACTGTTGTTGATGTGCTTAATATAACTCATGCTGCTGTAGCCACAGTAAGTCATATCCAACTTTTCCTAATGGCCAGAAAAAGTCAATAAATGGGGCAGCATTCATTCTTTTAAGAATTAGACAGGGATGCTTGCTTTATCGATaggaaatttaaataaataacttctTTTCTCGCACTGTTAATTCTCACGGTTTAGCTGGCTTTAGAGACTAGAGTGCTCAAGTGATGCAATCTTGGCATTTGAGCTGCCATTGTTTCATTAGAAGTATGGAGGTGATACAAGCTGCAGCATAGAATTGATTATAAAACTCAGCTTTCTGGGCAGTTTCTTGTAATTACCATTGAGGTTTTAAATGTGGTAGTAAAGGTTAAGCTGTTTACCCAGAGTAATCGAACCCATGGAAGGGTTACAATAGGGAGCATTATGACCTAGGCGTGATAAGATAACAAAACGTActgtttgttttcattataGCTGGACGCATTCCTGTGGTGCAGCTCCCTATACTCCAATATTTTTCAGAGTGTAGCTAAATTAGTGTGAAACTTGTGCCAGGTGGAATCCTCAAGGGTCATATTTTGGTTACTAAATCAGCATATTTATGCTATTGTTATGTGGATGTGGATCTGGTCTTGCAAATGGTATAACAAATCCATGAGTAAAAGATTCAATAGGCATACATAAACCTTGATGAAGTGTTAATGCATCATAGTTCTTGCTTCCCTCTAAATTTCAGTATaaacaagaattttcatgTGAAGATCCCCACTTTGTATTTAAAATGCATTATAGCTCATGAAGACTGCTAGGCTTCTTAGAGTTCTCTTTTGTCAATATTTACAGCCAGTAATTTGGTGTATGTTTTCTAGTTTGCGACAATACTCAAAATAATCATTTCTGTTTGGAATCTTTCTGGCTATAGAAGCTTATGTAAGCCTATTAAGCATTTCGCAGGCAAAATAGTTCTATCTTTTTGCAGGGGAATATCGAGTATGTTTTTGCATTGTatcttttttatgatttaaggTTTCTTGAAATGCCTGGTttagtttgtttacctttgatctttttgtcattaaaattcataccaacttttattttctgatgACTTTTATTGCTGATATTGGCCCTagaatgttaaatttttttgcatatttccCCAttctgaaaatcaagaaaatccaCGTGAGACTAGTAGTCTTGAACTATACTTGATATGTTTGTTACTTGGTTTTCAATATTCGcgtaatgtaaataatatgaaGACGGATTGGCTAGAACTTTGCCAtacttaatattaatttcGAGAAGTTTAAATCTGCTCCACCAAGTTATGTACTTATAGAGATTGTTTCTATCTAaacttctttctcttttccagGTTGGTAGTACTGCTGGAGTTAGTAGTGAAGCTGCAAATATGATGATGCAGAACTTCTGGGACTCTGCAATGGCATTAACTACAGATTATGAGGACGAGACCCGGAGGTTGTGCTCTTCACAGTCAATCACCTAAATTATTCTTGATCTGTTGctatttttcacatttattaaTGATGTCTCAGTGAGAATTCCTTGAAAGTGCCTTCTGATGGAGGAGAGACAGGTCGATCTGTCCCGCAACCTTCTTCCATCGCATCCgatactttttctttcaagattCAAGACGGGAAAGGAAGAATGCATAGGTTCATATGTGGTACGTTTCCACTGTGCTCCTTTTAAAGTGAAAAAGTTCCTGCCACTAATATGTTTCTGAAAATACTGAATGTGAGTTGCACCTACTTCAGGAGTGTCTATAAACCTTTTGAGTCTGGAGATTTGCTGGTTGATGTTTCAATGCTAGttaatttgttcttttcatttttgaatttaCAATTTGCAACCGTGCTATGTCGTatggaggaaaaaagaaaaagaaactgcCTATGATGTATGGTACGGATACTACTACACAAGCATGATATATAACACGGATACGACAACATAATATTGCTCAAAGTTTTAAGATATAACATGACTTTGACACGATTGttctataatatataagtattcaTGTAAACTTAAACATCTGAAATAAGTATTCAGATTGACATAAACACatgcacatacacacacatatatacctAAAATTGTTAATGGATTTGCATAGGCATCAATGCAGGtgcaaacaaaaatttcatgtCCTTGATTATGTTAATTTACTAGTGTGATTTGTACACTGTGTTCTGTAGggagggaaagaaaaaagagtttgGGCGTtcataaagaaatataaagaaagTCATTTTGGATGAGGCAACGCTATTTTCCACTTAGTTTTAGAAAGTTTTTTAagatttactttattttcttgttaactcgtatattttccaaaaacaTTTGAAAACAAACCCCATTGTCTAAAACATGTCAATGCACAGTTGGTGGTATATCCTCAAACATGTCATGGGAtgtcttgaaattttttcattttttgttggattCTTTCTTGGTCCTGACATTTTTGGTGTTTGATTTCAGAGACACAGAACGTGACGGACCTCGTAACAGCCATCCTTCAGAGAGTAGGGGCTGACATTGATCGTAACAACCTTCCACAAATTATGGTAGATTTCAGCATCAAAGTCCGACTATCTTACTTATTTTCTCATGTTTCCTAATCTTAATTATTGTGCATGGCCATTATTCTGCAGTATGAAGATGAAGAACATGACAAGGTTGTACTTGCATCAGATAGCGATCTTCAAGCAGCCATATACCATGCAAAGCTATCTGGTTGGAAGGTATTTATGTTCTTCTATTACTCCATTTCATCTTAAAAGAGACACATTTACCATCTTTGACTGAAATTTGAGTCATTCATCAAGTTTCCTTTTACggtttttattagtttataagggttaaatgcaacaaaatccctacaaaaattaataattatcaaccCCCNNNNNNNNNNcccaaaaaaaaaaaaaaagataagataAGATAAGATAAGACCATGTGACCCCCTAAACTTtttgaaaacagaaaaatacgACTTCCCCTAAGGTAGTATTGAGTTTCTCACTTAAAAGTTTAGGGTTTGCATTAccattattgtaattttatttttctttttcttttttagttcagggagttttttttttctattattgttTTCACATAGggggtaaaatacacttaatCCTAGTTTATCATCGTCATTTgcttatttaaacaaaaagaagacaCTAACAAATTTGACGATTAACCTGAACAGGGACTAAGATTACATTTAGAGTACTTAGGAGCACCTTCTCGTCTTCGAAGGGGATCCAGCTCCGGAACTATGGGACATGCTCAAGCAGATGCATCAGCTTCATCATACGGTGCCGTTGCAGCTGGTGCTGCGCTAGTTGCTGGTTTAAGTGTCTATGCATTCTTGAAACGAACCGGGAACTGATTGTTTGTAGCATTTTCCCGCTACATACACATTTGGCTGGAGCTAACTTACTAAGATTTCTTTGAAGCTTTTCAAGACCAACTGGAGATCAGATACGTGCATCTATACATATTCAATACAGGAAAGTTGATTTTTGTTACCTGCTACGTGCGAACTTTCTAGGTTTGATTACGACCcaaaaaatggatatagttAGATACATTATGTATCTTATAGTTTATCGTAATTGTATAAATCGAGAATTGAAATGTAAGTGTATGTAACTGGAACAGGATATCAATGCAATTGTATACaagtctttttattttatctgaCCAAAATCATCTTcggttttaaaaattactacCTAAGTGAAGAAAAACTTATTTGCAATTTCATAGATTATAAGTGACAGTTATTAAAAGTTATCACCGACAATTATCGTTGAAAAGCATTATAGTGACGACTTTGCCGACTACAAATTGCTATTATTAATGATattgtgataaaattaaaattatttcacttaatatatatttttaatgatagtttttgaattatcaattaaatattttattaataattagtaacaTTATTGTTCCactaaataatttgatgagaTAATTATGGTTAAATGTGAAGGTGGAAAATAAAGGCGGGTGGGGCCTTGTCGGATTTATACTGACcctatttacaaaaatatataaataaataaaaatagatttttatgCGTGATTTAAGGCGCACTGGGGCCATCAAGGCTGTCGGTGCCTgcctgatttttttttttattattattatttaatttgttatgttatttaatataaatatattaaaaaattaattcaatacgttaaaaaaattaaatcagagGGAACTGAGGCCCAGCTTTtgtaatgaaatgaaatgaaatgttttcctacttaaaaataaataaacaaataaaaatcgaACTGttctgatattttattatgatttttattctattctatcttttattgagaaaataaaatattttgttagtcGAACACTTGATTTTTACAAATgaatttgttgaattattttaaaaaaaattatattgctaacattgtttatatattctcttgaAATACGGTAGTGATGAAACTGATgaagtttatatatacatttcaaatgaaaacaaataaaataaagattataattatataagattAATTCATCAATGATTTtatcacataataattatagaattatttttttttcttataaatcgCACTTTATTATATCATTCAAATCAtcgataattaaaattgaaaattataaaaaaaacttgcaCCCCACGATCTCTTGTTTtggtatttaaaaaaattggaacgTGGATATTTGTGGTTATAATTAAGAtggaatttgatttgattccATAATTGTTGAACCATATTTCAAGTGGAAATAATTGTTTGGAAAATGTGTGCATTTAAGGTACATCACATGTTCTCATTTTATCtgatttgtttatatatttaaagactaaaattatatttttttttattaaaatatatatatatatatatatattgaacgTTGGAATTGATATATTTGCCCTTTCAATAATGTGCTCGAACTATGCcaaaaaagacaaagaaaaagttaaagcgAAGGGGCATATGTGGAAAATGACGGGGCTTGGAGATTGAATAAAGTAAAAGTCGGTGGGCACACAAAATGTGGTCCTTGTCACGTGCTGCGCGCccattaaattctaatttgttgttgttgtttttttatatatttggtgcaaaattattattgtgtattttattcaattttttaatactttgaatattgtaattattttataaaagagaaTAGAATCCTAGACTAAATTGTAACcttacatataattatcaaacaatttttaataattaattataattactataaaaatagataaaaactCATGCGTGTAATATCTATACCtcgatatttataattgtggtTTGATAGTCAAA encodes:
- the LOC105166100 gene encoding CBS domain-containing protein CBSCBSPB1 isoform X1; the protein is MTTSQLGGSSSRRSMSLTTSTSLGRKKAASRGGDVLDSPSSRRSLTASRSISAHIYGRGLTGERTVKRLRLSRALTVPETTSIKEACRRMASRRVDALLLTDANALLCGILTDKDIATRVIAREVNLDETHVSKVMTRNPVFVLSDTLAVEALQKMVQGKFRHLPVVENGEVIALLDITKCLYDAIARMERVAEKGKAIAAAVEGVEKQWGTSVSGPNTFIETLRERMFRPSLSTIISENSKVVTIDPSETVLAAAKKILEFRTSSAVVIVENKPRGILTSKDMLMRVIAQDLPPESTLVEKVMTPNPECATIDSPIVDALHIMHDGKFLHLPVVDRDGQVITVVDVLNITHAAVATVGSTAGVSSEAANMMMQNFWDSAMALTTDYEDETRSENSLKVPSDGGETGRSVPQPSSIASDTFSFKIQDGKGRMHRFICETQNVTDLVTAILQRVGADIDRNNLPQIMYEDEEHDKVVLASDSDLQAAIYHAKLSGWKGLRLHLEYLGAPSRLRRGSSSGTMGHAQADASASSYGAVAAGAALVAGLSVYAFLKRTGN
- the LOC105166100 gene encoding CBS domain-containing protein CBSCBSPB1 isoform X2 translates to MTTSQLGGSSSRRSMSLTTSTSLGRKKAASRGGDVLDSPSSRRSLTASRSISAHIYGRGLTGERTVKRLRLSRALTVPETTSIKEACRRMASRRVDALLLTDANALLCGILTDKDIATRVIAREVNLDETHVSKVMTRNPVFVLSDTLAVEALQKMVQGKFRHLPVVENGEVIALLDITKCLYDAIARMERVAEKGKAIAAAVEGVEKQWGPNTFIETLRERMFRPSLSTIISENSKVVTIDPSETVLAAAKKILEFRTSSAVVIVENKPRGILTSKDMLMRVIAQDLPPESTLVEKVMTPNPECATIDSPIVDALHIMHDGKFLHLPVVDRDGQVITVVDVLNITHAAVATVGSTAGVSSEAANMMMQNFWDSAMALTTDYEDETRSENSLKVPSDGGETGRSVPQPSSIASDTFSFKIQDGKGRMHRFICETQNVTDLVTAILQRVGADIDRNNLPQIMYEDEEHDKVVLASDSDLQAAIYHAKLSGWKGLRLHLEYLGAPSRLRRGSSSGTMGHAQADASASSYGAVAAGAALVAGLSVYAFLKRTGN
- the LOC105166100 gene encoding CBS domain-containing protein CBSCBSPB1 isoform X3, translating into MTTSQLGGSSSRRSMSLTTSTSLGRKKAASRGGDVLDSPSSRRSLTASRSMGLTGERTVKRLRLSRALTVPETTSIKEACRRMASRRVDALLLTDANALLCGILTDKDIATRVIAREVNLDETHVSKVMTRNPVFVLSDTLAVEALQKMVQGKFRHLPVVENGEVIALLDITKCLYDAIARMERVAEKGKAIAAAVEGVEKQWGTSVSGPNTFIETLRERMFRPSLSTIISENSKVVTIDPSETVLAAAKKILEFRTSSAVVIVENKPRGILTSKDMLMRVIAQDLPPESTLVEKVMTPNPECATIDSPIVDALHIMHDGKFLHLPVVDRDGQVITVVDVLNITHAAVATVGSTAGVSSEAANMMMQNFWDSAMALTTDYEDETRSENSLKVPSDGGETGRSVPQPSSIASDTFSFKIQDGKGRMHRFICETQNVTDLVTAILQRVGADIDRNNLPQIMYEDEEHDKVVLASDSDLQAAIYHAKLSGWKGLRLHLEYLGAPSRLRRGSSSGTMGHAQADASASSYGAVAAGAALVAGLSVYAFLKRTGN
- the LOC105166100 gene encoding CBS domain-containing protein CBSCBSPB1 isoform X4, which codes for MASRRVDALLLTDANALLCGILTDKDIATRVIAREVNLDETHVSKVMTRNPVFVLSDTLAVEALQKMVQGKFRHLPVVENGEVIALLDITKCLYDAIARMERVAEKGKAIAAAVEGVEKQWGTSVSGPNTFIETLRERMFRPSLSTIISENSKVVTIDPSETVLAAAKKILEFRTSSAVVIVENKPRGILTSKDMLMRVIAQDLPPESTLVEKVMTPNPECATIDSPIVDALHIMHDGKFLHLPVVDRDGQVITVVDVLNITHAAVATVGSTAGVSSEAANMMMQNFWDSAMALTTDYEDETRSENSLKVPSDGGETGRSVPQPSSIASDTFSFKIQDGKGRMHRFICETQNVTDLVTAILQRVGADIDRNNLPQIMYEDEEHDKVVLASDSDLQAAIYHAKLSGWKGLRLHLEYLGAPSRLRRGSSSGTMGHAQADASASSYGAVAAGAALVAGLSVYAFLKRTGN